A section of the Spirosoma pollinicola genome encodes:
- a CDS encoding ParB/RepB/Spo0J family partition protein, giving the protein MDNTKAPSKKMIGLGRGLGALLHDSESVSRQSKPSPFEIIGTMTEISVMLIETNPFQPRTRFDEEALQDLADSIRTQGIIQPITVRQLGKERYQLIAGERRLQASKIVGLTHIPAYIRTANDQQMLEMALIENIQRENLNAIEIALSYQRLITECSLKQEELGERVGKNRTTVNNYIRLLKLPPVIQASLRDNKISMGHARAIINIENPDTQIRLFTKAVDEEWSVRKVEEAVRNLADDAQDLMPSRSVTLPKQEMRSLQFKLSSLFGTRVSIKADEKHKGEIKIPFTSQEELTKILEVLNSQT; this is encoded by the coding sequence ATGGACAACACCAAAGCACCGAGTAAAAAGATGATAGGATTGGGCCGTGGCTTGGGTGCATTGCTGCACGATAGCGAATCGGTTAGTCGTCAGTCGAAACCATCACCGTTTGAAATCATCGGTACGATGACTGAAATCAGCGTGATGCTGATTGAAACAAATCCATTTCAGCCCCGTACACGTTTCGACGAAGAAGCGCTGCAGGACCTTGCCGACTCGATTCGGACACAGGGAATCATTCAGCCTATTACGGTTCGACAATTAGGGAAAGAGCGGTATCAGCTCATTGCCGGCGAACGTCGTTTGCAGGCATCCAAGATCGTTGGTCTGACGCATATTCCGGCTTATATTCGCACAGCCAATGACCAGCAAATGCTGGAAATGGCGCTGATCGAGAACATTCAGCGCGAAAACCTGAATGCGATAGAAATTGCCCTAAGCTACCAGCGGCTCATTACCGAGTGTAGTCTGAAACAGGAAGAATTGGGCGAACGCGTTGGGAAGAACCGCACAACGGTCAATAACTACATTCGATTGCTGAAACTGCCGCCCGTCATTCAGGCGTCACTGCGCGATAACAAGATTTCGATGGGCCATGCCCGCGCCATCATTAATATCGAAAATCCGGATACACAAATCCGGCTCTTTACGAAGGCTGTGGACGAAGAATGGTCAGTTCGAAAAGTGGAGGAGGCCGTTCGGAATCTGGCCGACGACGCTCAGGACCTTATGCCTTCCCGCAGTGTTACATTGCCAAAACAAGAGATGCGTAGCCTGCAATTCAAATTATCATCACTGTTTGGTACACGTGTATCAATCAAGGCCGATGAGAAGCATAAGGGTGAAATCAAGATTCCGTTTACTTCTCAGGAAGAGCTGACTAAAATCCTGGAAGTGCTGAACTCGCAAACGTAA
- a CDS encoding ParA family protein yields MGKVIAIANQKGGVGKTTTTINLAASLAALEFQTLIVDADPQANSTSGLGYNPKEIENSIYECMVEGVRPQDAIIQTDFPNLDLLPSHIDLVGAEIEMINLQNREDKMKTTLDSIRDDYDFIIIDCSPSLGLITINSLTAADSVIIPVQCEYFALEGLGKLLNTIKIIQSRLNTNLAIEGILLTMYDLRVRLSNQVVGEVTSHFQQMVFSTIIPRNIRLSESPSFGVPALAQDADSKGAVSYLNLAREILIKNGMMPQEA; encoded by the coding sequence ATGGGTAAAGTCATTGCTATCGCCAACCAAAAAGGTGGCGTCGGTAAAACCACAACAACAATCAACCTGGCCGCCAGTTTGGCCGCCCTCGAATTTCAGACGCTCATTGTTGATGCTGATCCTCAGGCGAATTCCACGTCAGGGCTCGGCTACAATCCGAAAGAAATCGAGAACAGCATTTACGAGTGTATGGTGGAGGGCGTTCGCCCTCAGGACGCTATTATTCAGACGGATTTTCCGAACCTGGATTTGCTACCATCGCATATTGACCTCGTTGGGGCCGAAATTGAGATGATTAACCTCCAGAATCGGGAGGATAAAATGAAAACGACGCTCGATAGCATTCGCGACGACTACGATTTCATTATCATCGACTGTTCGCCCTCACTTGGCCTGATAACGATCAACAGCCTGACCGCTGCTGATTCGGTTATTATTCCGGTCCAGTGCGAATATTTTGCGCTCGAAGGATTAGGTAAATTGCTGAATACGATCAAGATTATTCAGTCGAGGCTAAACACAAATCTGGCCATCGAAGGCATTTTGCTAACGATGTACGACTTGCGTGTTCGGCTGTCGAATCAGGTAGTGGGTGAGGTAACGAGCCATTTTCAGCAAATGGTTTTCAGTACGATTATTCCGCGCAATATCCGGCTGAGCGAATCGCCCAGCTTTGGCGTACCTGCCCTCGCGCAGGATGCCGACAGTAAAGGGGCCGTCAGTTACCTGAATCTGGCCCGCGAAATTCTGATTAAGAATGGCATGATGCCGCAGGAAGCTTAA
- a CDS encoding SPASM domain-containing protein, whose translation MNRNLLDGLNFASKLTPKRIANALKVVYSYYESRRTGKALARGLPMSVSFEPTTSCNLRCPECPSGLRSFTRPTGMLGEDLYKRTIDELHETLLYLIFYFQGEPYLHPQFLELVRYATDRNIYTATSTNAHYLTDANARKTVESGLDRLIISIDGTTQEVYEQYRVGGKLEKVLEGTKNIIRWKKELKSRTPHVVFQFLVVKPNEHQIAEVNKLARELGVDEVGLKTAQIYDYEHGSDLMPTLDQYSRYAPQTDGTYRIKNGFGDHCWKMWHSCVITWDGLVVPCCFDKDAHHRLGDLQTQSFADLWQGHAYTDFRQTLLRSRSEIEMCRNCTEGTKVWA comes from the coding sequence ATGAATCGCAACCTACTCGACGGCCTTAACTTCGCTTCCAAACTAACGCCTAAACGCATTGCCAATGCGCTGAAAGTGGTGTATAGTTATTATGAGTCACGACGAACGGGAAAGGCCCTGGCACGTGGCCTGCCTATGTCGGTATCGTTTGAACCCACTACTTCCTGCAATTTACGTTGCCCCGAATGCCCCAGCGGACTCCGGTCGTTTACCCGTCCAACCGGAATGCTGGGCGAAGACCTATATAAACGGACTATCGACGAACTGCACGAAACGCTCCTTTATCTAATCTTCTATTTTCAGGGAGAGCCCTACCTGCACCCGCAGTTTCTGGAGCTGGTCCGCTACGCCACCGACCGAAATATATATACGGCCACCAGTACCAACGCCCACTACCTGACGGATGCCAACGCCCGCAAAACAGTTGAATCGGGTCTGGATCGGCTCATTATTTCCATTGACGGAACCACGCAGGAAGTCTATGAACAGTATCGGGTAGGGGGAAAGCTTGAAAAGGTACTGGAAGGAACGAAGAACATTATTCGCTGGAAGAAAGAACTGAAATCAAGGACGCCACATGTGGTGTTTCAGTTTCTGGTTGTGAAACCCAACGAACACCAGATTGCCGAGGTGAACAAACTGGCACGTGAACTGGGCGTTGACGAAGTTGGCTTGAAAACAGCCCAGATTTATGACTATGAACACGGCTCGGACCTAATGCCAACGCTGGATCAATATAGTCGCTATGCCCCCCAAACAGACGGTACCTACCGCATCAAAAACGGCTTTGGGGACCACTGCTGGAAAATGTGGCACTCCTGCGTCATCACCTGGGACGGGCTCGTAGTGCCCTGTTGCTTTGATAAAGATGCGCATCATCGGCTCGGCGACCTTCAAACGCAATCCTTCGCCGATCTATGGCAAGGTCACGCTTATACAGACTTCCGGCAAACACTCCTCCGTTCCCGTTCCGAAATCGAGATGTGCCGCAACTGCACAGAGGGTACGAAAGTCTGGGCGTGA
- a CDS encoding Uma2 family endonuclease: MEAIVDQPALTDYEIERGKPMLSFNHGLLEARIIFEVMDHYRDTFDIVSEVTLQSPNPSTVPDLSIFPSQPSNWTKDEIKVARVPFTVVEILSPSQSVTELIDKSLTYFSAGVKSYWLVQPMLRVIFVLLPGDEELVFHNEVLTDPTTGISIDLKKVFR, translated from the coding sequence ATGGAAGCAATTGTTGATCAGCCCGCCCTGACGGATTACGAAATCGAGAGAGGTAAACCCATGCTCAGTTTTAATCACGGATTACTAGAAGCCAGAATAATATTTGAGGTAATGGATCATTATCGCGATACATTTGATATCGTTAGCGAGGTAACATTACAAAGCCCGAATCCGTCAACTGTACCTGATTTAAGTATTTTTCCTTCACAACCTTCTAACTGGACGAAAGACGAAATTAAAGTTGCTCGTGTGCCTTTTACAGTGGTTGAAATTCTATCTCCTTCACAATCGGTTACAGAATTAATTGATAAATCATTAACTTATTTTTCGGCTGGCGTAAAATCATACTGGCTTGTACAGCCGATGCTTCGGGTCATCTTCGTGCTGTTGCCCGGCGACGAAGAACTGGTTTTTCACAACGAAGTGCTGACCGACCCAACCACGGGAATTTCCATTGATCTGAAAAAAGTATTCCGGTAA
- a CDS encoding alpha-amylase family protein → MPTTFDTLQADWYQQYTTHIEAYQSGRLSYIPNLLPQTAVQFSVYQTLEILHKRLGNELLRQALDPAETVNSPARIYTDGSWLKTSNMVGINVRTIGSFWKIISYVMTLPASHDSIHLLPIWEPGVVGSLYGMVSWQINPEFFDVELARFVPALDSVEKQLKVVTNLLHALGRTVGMDVIPHTDRFSEMVLTYPSLFEWVQRDEKGGNPATLFDHSDLVYRYVEEAIWQFLKFRGAADGTPLTFAKEVFFAQNPTVGGGASALSDEQRQRILFGLPHDYNGRLNRRLGLIRHLIGQGLETLPMTMAPPYRGLHIDANDFVTDDYGQIWYQYAFDKPQAMSRVFGPLARYRFYESKDNNQNWELDFDRPNLPAWNYICRKVKDCQQKYNFDFMRGDMAHVQLRPEGVPASPDVFYDPLQAIKKYVQASGVPYYAFFAETFLAPPDTMGYGNEPDHLEAIEADSTLGDLQSIVVGSTEFRRQFAAYDSYLKTRRFAPNFTVMTADKDDPRFDEFYRTGNLFRYFTALFLTDMPSYVGLGFEVRNLHEQRGANEEYTKLYVFQIEDDRQPDKVTHGPFVWGQNGEQFVAIGRMRAFAESIWPEIVGKETKWLIGPADGERYISWTHVDRPGYAFAASMGGDLPVKIAGIDNGEVVFEEEGCRVYKLL, encoded by the coding sequence ATGCCAACCACCTTCGACACGCTGCAAGCCGATTGGTATCAGCAGTACACCACCCATATAGAAGCCTACCAGTCGGGCCGTTTGTCGTATATTCCTAACTTACTACCTCAAACGGCTGTGCAGTTTTCAGTGTATCAAACGCTGGAAATTCTTCACAAACGACTTGGTAATGAGCTGCTTCGCCAGGCCTTGGATCCCGCCGAAACGGTCAACAGCCCCGCTCGAATCTACACTGATGGCTCGTGGTTGAAAACCAGCAACATGGTTGGTATAAATGTGCGTACTATTGGCTCCTTCTGGAAAATTATCAGTTATGTGATGACGCTGCCAGCCAGTCACGATAGTATTCATTTGTTACCCATCTGGGAGCCGGGCGTGGTGGGTAGTTTATACGGTATGGTAAGCTGGCAAATCAATCCTGAGTTTTTTGATGTAGAGCTGGCCCGCTTTGTACCCGCACTCGACTCGGTCGAAAAACAGCTTAAAGTTGTCACGAATCTACTTCATGCGCTGGGACGTACGGTGGGTATGGATGTTATTCCGCATACAGACCGTTTTTCGGAGATGGTGCTGACTTACCCTTCGTTGTTTGAATGGGTGCAGCGTGACGAAAAAGGGGGGAATCCAGCTACGCTATTTGATCACTCCGATCTGGTGTACCGCTACGTAGAAGAAGCCATCTGGCAATTTCTTAAATTTCGGGGAGCTGCCGATGGAACGCCGTTAACCTTTGCAAAAGAGGTATTCTTTGCCCAGAATCCAACGGTAGGTGGTGGCGCGTCTGCTTTGTCTGACGAGCAACGGCAGCGTATCCTGTTTGGCTTGCCGCATGACTATAACGGCCGTTTAAACCGGCGACTGGGCCTCATCAGGCACCTGATTGGGCAGGGACTGGAAACACTACCCATGACGATGGCTCCGCCCTATCGGGGTCTGCACATTGACGCCAATGATTTCGTAACAGACGATTACGGTCAAATCTGGTATCAATATGCATTCGATAAACCACAGGCTATGTCGCGGGTATTTGGGCCGCTGGCACGCTACCGATTCTATGAATCGAAAGATAATAACCAGAACTGGGAGCTTGATTTCGACCGGCCCAACCTGCCTGCCTGGAATTACATCTGTCGGAAAGTAAAAGACTGTCAGCAGAAATATAATTTCGATTTCATGCGGGGCGATATGGCACATGTGCAGCTACGTCCTGAAGGGGTTCCGGCCTCACCTGATGTGTTTTACGATCCTTTGCAGGCCATAAAAAAATACGTGCAGGCCAGTGGGGTTCCTTATTATGCATTCTTCGCCGAAACCTTCCTGGCTCCGCCCGATACAATGGGTTACGGCAATGAACCTGACCATCTGGAAGCTATCGAAGCCGATTCGACGCTTGGCGATTTACAGTCTATCGTTGTTGGGTCGACGGAGTTCCGGCGGCAGTTTGCGGCTTACGACAGCTACCTGAAAACGCGTCGGTTTGCGCCGAATTTTACGGTGATGACCGCTGATAAGGACGACCCCCGATTCGATGAATTTTACCGCACAGGGAATTTGTTTCGCTACTTCACCGCTCTCTTTCTGACCGATATGCCCAGCTATGTAGGTCTAGGATTTGAGGTACGGAACCTGCACGAGCAACGAGGTGCCAACGAAGAGTACACTAAACTATACGTTTTCCAGATCGAAGACGACCGCCAGCCGGATAAAGTAACCCATGGGCCGTTTGTTTGGGGACAAAACGGCGAACAGTTTGTCGCCATTGGCCGGATGCGGGCTTTTGCTGAAAGCATATGGCCTGAGATTGTTGGTAAAGAAACGAAGTGGCTGATAGGTCCGGCCGATGGTGAGCGGTACATTAGCTGGACGCATGTTGACCGGCCTGGCTACGCGTTTGCCGCCAGCATGGGGGGTGATTTGCCCGTAAAAATTGCTGGTATTGATAATGGCGAAGTAGTTTTTGAGGAAGAGGGTTGCCGAGTTTATAAGCTGTTGTAG
- a CDS encoding Ldh family oxidoreductase encodes MITANQLRTFTEQIFLAIGCSETDAQLAADVLVSADLRGVDSHGVARLPGYVRLYDNGRINPQPHIRVVHETPSTAVVDGDRGLGLVVGPWAMKVAIEKARIAGTGWVAVRNSNHFGIAGYHALLAAEHDMIGQAMTHAAPLVAPTFSLDKLLGTNPIAVAIPAATEPTFLADFASTAVAYGKLEILQRKGQDIPEGWAQNAEGQPTTDANAIRNGGALLPLGTDREHGSHKGYGLGAIVDIFSGVLSGANYGPWVPPFATAGFMQANEGVGSGTGHFFGAMRIDAFRPADEFKTHMDTWIQRFRQAKAIDGKRVLIPGDPEREMEADRLQNGIPVVEPVIKSLEELSERFGVKL; translated from the coding sequence ATGATTACCGCAAACCAACTTCGAACATTTACCGAACAAATTTTTTTAGCCATTGGCTGTTCCGAAACGGATGCGCAGCTAGCCGCCGATGTCCTCGTTAGTGCCGACCTTCGGGGCGTCGATTCGCATGGAGTAGCCCGCCTGCCAGGTTATGTACGGCTCTACGACAATGGGCGTATTAATCCACAGCCGCACATTCGCGTCGTTCATGAAACACCCTCTACGGCTGTAGTCGACGGCGACCGGGGGCTGGGTCTTGTTGTTGGGCCCTGGGCCATGAAAGTGGCTATTGAGAAAGCGCGTATTGCCGGAACTGGGTGGGTGGCGGTGCGTAACTCCAACCACTTTGGTATTGCCGGATACCATGCTTTGCTGGCGGCCGAACACGATATGATTGGTCAGGCCATGACCCACGCGGCCCCGCTCGTAGCCCCCACCTTTTCGCTGGATAAACTCCTGGGAACCAACCCGATTGCCGTAGCTATTCCGGCCGCAACAGAACCCACTTTTCTGGCCGATTTTGCCTCAACGGCAGTAGCTTACGGTAAACTCGAAATCCTGCAACGCAAGGGCCAGGATATTCCGGAGGGATGGGCACAAAATGCCGAAGGCCAACCTACAACCGATGCCAACGCCATTAGAAACGGGGGGGCCTTACTTCCCCTCGGCACCGACCGCGAACACGGTTCTCACAAAGGGTACGGACTGGGAGCCATTGTCGATATTTTTTCGGGCGTATTGTCGGGTGCGAACTATGGCCCCTGGGTTCCGCCCTTCGCTACGGCAGGATTCATGCAGGCAAACGAAGGCGTTGGCAGTGGAACAGGTCACTTTTTTGGTGCCATGCGCATTGATGCTTTCCGCCCCGCCGACGAGTTTAAAACCCACATGGATACCTGGATTCAACGGTTTCGGCAAGCCAAAGCAATTGATGGTAAACGCGTACTGATTCCCGGTGATCCCGAGCGGGAAATGGAAGCCGATCGACTCCAAAACGGTATTCCCGTAGTGGAGCCAGTTATAAAAAGTCTGGAGGAACTCAGCGAGCGCTTCGGCGTGAAATTGTAG
- a CDS encoding aldo/keto reductase, whose protein sequence is MNYRTLGKTGFSISEISLGTWQVGGKWGDPFSHENADQILNAAVDAGINFIDTADVYGDGESEKAVGRLVRSRSERIYVATKCGRRLQPHTNEAYQPSVLRQFVDDSLRNMGLETLDLVQLHCPPTDVFYRPEIFELFDRLKDEGKVQNLGVSVEKVEEGLKAIEFPNVTTVQIIFNMFRQRPAELFFTEALRRNVGVIVRVPLASGLLTGKFSADSTFSKDDHRNFNRQGAAFDKGETFSGVDYETGLAAVEELRNVFPDDTNLAPDALRWILTFDAVSCIIPGASKPEHLTSNLQAIDRPAPAVEQMAAVKKIYDEHIKNPVHYLW, encoded by the coding sequence ATGAATTACAGAACACTCGGTAAAACAGGTTTTTCTATATCCGAAATCAGCTTAGGCACCTGGCAGGTGGGCGGCAAATGGGGCGACCCTTTCAGCCACGAAAATGCCGACCAAATTTTGAATGCGGCCGTCGATGCGGGGATTAATTTTATCGACACCGCCGATGTATATGGTGATGGCGAAAGTGAAAAAGCCGTAGGCCGACTCGTGAGGTCGCGGTCTGAACGGATTTATGTGGCAACCAAGTGCGGTCGTCGGCTCCAACCGCACACGAATGAAGCTTATCAGCCTAGCGTACTCCGCCAGTTTGTCGACGACAGCCTGCGGAATATGGGCCTGGAAACCCTCGACCTTGTTCAACTCCACTGCCCGCCAACCGACGTTTTTTATCGACCCGAAATCTTCGAACTATTCGACAGACTGAAAGATGAAGGGAAGGTGCAAAACCTCGGTGTAAGCGTTGAAAAAGTGGAAGAAGGCTTGAAAGCTATTGAATTTCCGAACGTAACGACGGTGCAGATCATCTTCAATATGTTCCGGCAACGCCCCGCCGAACTGTTCTTTACTGAGGCACTTCGGCGCAACGTGGGCGTTATTGTTCGTGTGCCGCTGGCGAGCGGTTTACTCACGGGAAAATTCAGTGCTGATTCAACGTTTTCGAAAGACGATCACCGGAATTTCAACCGGCAGGGCGCGGCTTTCGATAAGGGCGAAACATTCTCCGGGGTAGATTACGAAACCGGGCTGGCTGCCGTTGAGGAACTTCGAAACGTTTTCCCCGATGATACAAACCTGGCCCCTGACGCCCTGCGCTGGATTTTAACCTTCGATGCGGTAAGCTGCATCATTCCCGGCGCGTCGAAACCGGAACACCTAACCTCAAATTTACAAGCCATTGATCGCCCGGCACCAGCGGTTGAACAGATGGCCGCCGTGAAGAAAATTTACGACGAGCACATCAAAAATCCCGTTCATTATTTGTGGTAA
- a CDS encoding circularly permuted type 2 ATP-grasp protein — MKKQSARQSQSQTSNGKTQSQGQTNGNFSFSDYQTEDFFDEMFVSETQVRAGYAPFQNRVEQLSREDIIGRQHAAERALMSMGITFNVYSEGEGTERIMPIDIIPRIIESAEWDRLEEGLIQRIKAINMFLDDVYNEQRILNDGVVPRDLIESSKSFLPACLGVKPPKGIWCHITGTDLIRGADGTMMVLEDNLRCPSGVSYMLENRELNKQTFPEVLAQTGVRPVSDYPTRLLQMLQFIADRPNPTVVVLTPGIYNSAYFEHSYLAQQMGVELVEARDLVVSGGYVKMRTTKGFQIVDVIYRRIDDTFLDPQAFNPDSMIGVPGIFEVYKKGRVALANAPGTGVADDKVIYAYVPRIIKYYLGEEAIIPNVQTYICREEEDCEYVMANIEKLVVKEANEAGGYGMLIGPKATQKEHDLFRKKIKENPRNYIAQPTISLSRVPCIVGDHAEGRHVDLRPYILYGDGVNVIPGGLTRVALRKGSLVVNSSQGGGGKDTWVLY; from the coding sequence ATGAAAAAACAGAGCGCCCGCCAATCACAATCGCAGACATCGAATGGAAAGACCCAGTCACAAGGTCAGACCAATGGTAATTTTTCGTTTAGCGATTACCAGACTGAAGATTTTTTTGACGAGATGTTCGTCAGTGAAACACAGGTAAGAGCGGGCTACGCTCCTTTCCAGAACCGGGTTGAGCAGCTTTCCCGCGAAGATATTATTGGTCGACAGCACGCAGCCGAACGGGCGCTGATGAGTATGGGCATTACGTTCAATGTCTATTCGGAAGGTGAAGGCACCGAACGGATTATGCCCATTGATATCATTCCGCGCATCATTGAATCGGCGGAATGGGATCGCCTGGAAGAGGGCCTGATTCAGCGCATAAAAGCCATCAATATGTTTCTGGACGATGTGTATAACGAACAGCGTATCCTGAACGATGGCGTGGTGCCGCGCGACCTGATCGAATCCAGCAAATCATTTCTACCCGCCTGTTTGGGGGTAAAACCGCCCAAGGGCATCTGGTGCCACATTACCGGAACGGATCTCATCCGGGGGGCCGACGGCACTATGATGGTGCTTGAAGATAACCTTCGCTGTCCGTCGGGCGTGTCGTATATGCTGGAGAACCGGGAGCTTAATAAACAGACGTTCCCCGAAGTGCTGGCCCAAACGGGTGTGCGGCCCGTGTCCGATTATCCGACCCGCCTGCTTCAGATGCTCCAGTTTATTGCCGACCGCCCAAACCCAACGGTCGTCGTTCTAACACCGGGCATCTACAATTCGGCTTATTTTGAGCACTCCTATCTGGCTCAGCAAATGGGCGTGGAACTGGTCGAAGCACGTGATCTGGTTGTATCCGGCGGTTACGTAAAAATGCGCACTACCAAAGGCTTCCAGATTGTCGACGTGATTTACCGTCGTATAGACGATACATTCCTTGACCCTCAGGCGTTTAATCCCGATTCGATGATTGGCGTACCGGGCATCTTTGAGGTGTACAAAAAAGGACGTGTAGCCCTGGCAAACGCTCCCGGCACGGGCGTTGCCGACGACAAAGTGATTTATGCGTATGTGCCTCGCATCATCAAGTATTATCTGGGCGAAGAAGCGATCATTCCAAATGTGCAGACCTACATATGCCGGGAAGAGGAAGATTGCGAGTATGTGATGGCGAACATCGAAAAGCTGGTTGTTAAGGAAGCCAACGAAGCGGGGGGTTACGGCATGCTTATTGGTCCGAAAGCTACCCAGAAAGAACATGATTTGTTCCGAAAAAAAATCAAGGAAAACCCGCGCAACTACATCGCACAGCCCACTATTTCGCTTTCGCGGGTGCCTTGTATCGTGGGCGACCATGCCGAAGGTCGCCATGTAGACCTGCGCCCTTACATTTTGTATGGCGATGGCGTAAACGTTATTCCCGGCGGCCTCACGCGGGTGGCCCTACGCAAAGGCTCTCTGGTTGTCAACTCCTCACAGGGCGGTGGCGGCAAAGATACCTGGGTATTGTATTAA
- a CDS encoding glycosyltransferase family 2 protein, translating into MPVPDLSIIIVNYKTPQLILNCLASVHTFTQGITFEVIIVDNQSADDSQRIIQTAYSDVRWFQMGYNSGFARANNYGIRKAEAPLFLLLNSDTLLIDNALANSVRVLHDQPDVAAVSAMQLKADRQPRPNLYTTFGQMRRAFYILPSGEASERFLLRLLPDPHYTDPNQVEWLSGAFLMTRKTVVARAGLMDESFFMYGEDVEWGYRLGKQGRLLLLRDTHFIHLEYGSSEDNQQHLVTHINRFKPQIQVSQLLWVRKQYGIGAYLVLILHYILMVPIVYAGKIAINLRNGHPLFGELKNQRAFTKQVTIFLQFFWKTLFNRPGFYKV; encoded by the coding sequence ATGCCTGTTCCAGATCTTTCCATTATCATTGTTAATTATAAAACTCCTCAACTTATTCTTAACTGTCTGGCGTCGGTACACACCTTTACGCAGGGCATTACGTTCGAGGTAATTATCGTCGACAATCAATCGGCAGATGATAGCCAGCGCATCATCCAGACAGCTTATTCTGATGTACGCTGGTTTCAAATGGGCTACAATTCCGGCTTCGCCCGAGCAAATAATTACGGCATCCGTAAGGCTGAAGCCCCGCTATTCCTTTTACTCAATTCAGATACGTTACTGATCGACAATGCATTGGCCAACAGTGTTCGGGTGCTTCATGACCAGCCCGATGTCGCTGCGGTAAGTGCGATGCAGTTAAAAGCCGATCGGCAACCACGCCCAAATCTATACACCACATTTGGGCAGATGCGTCGGGCTTTTTACATTTTACCCAGCGGTGAGGCATCCGAACGCTTCCTGCTTCGACTCCTGCCCGACCCTCACTACACCGACCCAAATCAGGTCGAATGGCTTTCCGGCGCTTTCCTGATGACGCGAAAAACCGTTGTTGCCAGAGCGGGGCTGATGGACGAAAGCTTTTTTATGTACGGCGAAGATGTAGAATGGGGCTATCGGCTGGGAAAACAAGGGCGACTATTGTTGTTGAGGGATACCCATTTCATTCATCTGGAATATGGCAGTAGCGAAGACAATCAACAACACCTTGTTACACACATCAACCGCTTTAAACCCCAGATACAGGTATCGCAACTGCTGTGGGTACGGAAACAATATGGAATTGGCGCTTATCTGGTGCTTATCCTACACTATATACTGATGGTTCCGATTGTCTATGCCGGAAAAATCGCGATTAATCTTCGTAACGGTCATCCACTCTTTGGGGAGCTGAAAAATCAGCGGGCGTTCACAAAACAAGTAACTATATTCCTCCAATTTTTCTGGAAAACCTTGTTTAACAGACCGGGTTTCTACAAAGTTTAA